Proteins from one Faecalibacterium sp. I3-3-33 genomic window:
- a CDS encoding peptide deformylase → MIQPIMHDPLFLAQKSAPAAPEDAPIARDLLDTLTAHADGCVGMAANMIGVLKRIIAVEAEDGYLVLFNPVILKKSGQYEAEEGCLSLEGVRKTKRWQSIKVQYQTMDGKPRIKTFTGWTAQIIQHEIDHCDGILI, encoded by the coding sequence ATGATCCAGCCTATCATGCACGACCCGCTGTTTCTGGCGCAGAAGTCTGCCCCTGCCGCCCCGGAGGACGCCCCCATTGCGCGGGACTTGCTGGACACCTTGACCGCCCACGCCGACGGCTGTGTGGGCATGGCCGCCAACATGATCGGCGTGCTCAAACGCATCATTGCAGTGGAAGCTGAGGACGGATATCTGGTGCTGTTCAACCCGGTCATCCTGAAAAAATCCGGCCAGTACGAAGCCGAGGAAGGCTGTCTTTCACTGGAAGGCGTGCGGAAAACAAAGCGCTGGCAGAGCATCAAGGTGCAGTACCAGACCATGGACGGCAAGCCGCGCATCAAGACCTTTACCGGCTGGACGGCGCAGATCATCCAGCACGAAATCGACCATTGCGATGGAATATTGATTTAA
- a CDS encoding carbohydrate ABC transporter permease — translation MAHTPKNQSEKAILTARRAWCYLVLVLISFLCLFFFYVLIINSTRTHFEIQKGFSLMPGKSIITNFRNVLTDANIPVVSGIRNSLLVSACSAALSVYFSALTAYGIYAYNFKFKKAAFALILLIMTMPTQVSALGFLQLISKMGLKNSFIPLIVPSIAAPTVFFFMKQYLDASLPMEIVEAARIDGAGEFYTFNKIVLPIMKPALAVQAIFSFVASWNNYFIPALVLDTADKKTLPILIAQLRSADFLKFDMGKVYMMVAIAILPVIVVYLLLSKFIVRGVALGGVKG, via the coding sequence ATGGCACATACGCCTAAAAACCAGTCCGAAAAGGCGATCTTGACCGCCCGCCGTGCGTGGTGCTATCTGGTGCTGGTGCTGATCAGCTTTCTGTGCCTGTTCTTCTTCTATGTGCTGATCATCAACTCCACCCGCACCCACTTCGAAATTCAAAAGGGCTTCTCGCTGATGCCGGGCAAGTCCATCATCACAAACTTCCGCAACGTGCTTACGGACGCCAACATCCCAGTGGTGAGCGGCATCCGTAACAGTCTGCTGGTGTCTGCCTGCTCGGCAGCGCTCAGCGTCTACTTCTCGGCGCTGACGGCCTACGGCATCTATGCCTATAACTTCAAGTTCAAAAAGGCCGCCTTTGCCCTGATCCTGCTCATCATGACCATGCCCACACAGGTGTCCGCACTGGGCTTTCTGCAGTTGATCTCCAAGATGGGCCTGAAAAACAGCTTCATCCCTCTGATCGTTCCCAGCATTGCGGCACCCACCGTGTTCTTCTTCATGAAGCAGTATCTGGACGCCTCCCTTCCCATGGAGATCGTGGAGGCCGCCCGCATTGACGGCGCAGGCGAGTTCTATACCTTTAATAAGATCGTGCTGCCTATCATGAAGCCGGCTCTGGCTGTGCAGGCCATCTTCTCCTTCGTGGCCAGCTGGAACAACTACTTCATCCCGGCTCTGGTGCTGGACACCGCCGACAAAAAGACCTTGCCGATCCTGATCGCCCAGCTGCGCAGCGCGGACTTCCTGAAGTTCGATATGGGCAAGGTGTACATGATGGTGGCTATTGCCATTCTGCCGGTCATCGTCGTCTACCTGCTGCTGTCCAAGTTCATCGTCCGCGGCGTTGCTCTGGGCGGTGTTAAAGGCTAA
- a CDS encoding carbohydrate ABC transporter permease, whose product MGEKTKKKGSISYAKWGYIFIAPFFIIFAAFQLIPLASTIYYSFFEYYRSGLKIIGPNFVGLKNYITLFATDLPKYFSNTLILWIIGFIPQIIVSLLLAAWFTDLRLKLKGQTFFKTVIYMPNLIMASAFAMLFFALFSDNGPVNAVLLSMGWIKTPISFLNTVWGNRGLVGLMNFLMWFGNTTIMLMAAIMGVDPTLYEAAELDGCTPNQMFWKITLPLIRPILVYVMITSMIGGLQMFDVPQILTNGKGGPDRTSTTMIMYLNNHLFSKNYGMAGAVSVVLFLVCAVLCVVVYFSLTKEDDGLTKAQRKELKAAKKAAAKGGK is encoded by the coding sequence ATGGGAGAAAAAACAAAGAAGAAAGGGTCGATCAGCTACGCGAAATGGGGTTATATCTTCATTGCACCGTTCTTTATCATCTTCGCGGCATTCCAGCTGATCCCTCTGGCGTCCACCATCTATTACAGCTTTTTTGAGTATTACCGCAGCGGTCTGAAGATCATCGGACCCAACTTTGTGGGCCTGAAAAACTACATCACCCTGTTCGCGACCGATCTGCCCAAGTATTTCAGCAACACGCTGATCCTGTGGATCATCGGTTTTATCCCGCAGATCATCGTCTCGCTGCTGCTGGCGGCATGGTTCACTGACCTGCGGCTGAAGCTGAAAGGGCAGACCTTCTTCAAAACGGTCATCTACATGCCCAACCTGATCATGGCCTCGGCCTTCGCCATGCTGTTCTTCGCCCTGTTCTCGGATAACGGCCCGGTGAACGCAGTGCTGCTGAGCATGGGCTGGATCAAGACCCCCATCAGCTTTCTGAATACCGTGTGGGGCAACCGTGGTCTTGTGGGCCTGATGAACTTCCTGATGTGGTTCGGCAACACCACCATCATGCTGATGGCAGCCATTATGGGCGTGGATCCCACCCTGTACGAGGCTGCGGAGCTGGACGGCTGCACGCCGAACCAGATGTTCTGGAAGATCACCCTGCCCCTGATCCGCCCCATTCTGGTCTATGTGATGATCACCTCCATGATCGGCGGATTGCAGATGTTCGATGTGCCGCAGATTTTGACCAACGGCAAGGGCGGCCCCGACCGTACCTCCACCACCATGATCATGTACCTGAACAACCACCTGTTCAGCAAGAACTACGGCATGGCCGGTGCAGTATCTGTGGTGCTGTTCCTTGTGTGTGCAGTGCTGTGCGTCGTCGTGTACTTCTCGCTGACCAAGGAGGATGACGGCCTGACCAAGGCCCAGCGCAAGGAACTGAAAGCAGCCAAAAAGGCTGCTGCCAAAGGAGGGAAATAA
- a CDS encoding twin-arginine translocation signal domain-containing protein, with protein MKKISRRNFLLASGVVTVGAALAACGGGSSSSTAASSAPASSAAASAPAAAEGKVLNIWCWNDEFQSRFNDYYPEVKEIAADKSTTTLKDGTTVKWTINANENNNYQNKLDEALLNQDSAADDDKIDIFLIEADYALKYVDSDYVLDVKKDIGLTDSDLAGQYQYTKDIVSVDGSQRGTTWQATPGLFAYRRSIAKEVLGTDDPAEVQTYLSDWDKFNDVAAKAAAKGYKMLSGFDDAYRTFSNNVSAPWVTGTTVTVDENLMKWVDQTKEYTDKGYNNKSSLWDSQWASDQGPTGKVFGFFYSTWGINFTLLGNSLATPTAEGGKEEVGNGIYGDYAVCEGPQPYYWGGTWICGAAGSDNLETIKDVMLKLTCDEAIMKQITMDTQDYTNNEKAMEEIAKSDYKSDFLGGQNHIALFAEAATKIDMSNAGPYDQGLNESFQNAFKDYFTGNVEEDAAKANFETAIKEKYPELTDVVWPA; from the coding sequence ATGAAAAAGATCTCTCGTCGTAATTTCCTGCTCGCTTCCGGTGTCGTGACTGTTGGTGCTGCTCTGGCAGCCTGTGGTGGCGGTTCCTCCAGCAGCACTGCTGCTTCCTCTGCTCCTGCATCCTCTGCAGCTGCTTCTGCTCCGGCTGCCGCCGAGGGCAAGGTGCTGAACATCTGGTGTTGGAATGATGAGTTCCAGAGCCGCTTCAACGACTACTATCCCGAGGTCAAGGAGATCGCAGCCGACAAGTCCACCACCACCCTGAAGGACGGCACCACCGTGAAGTGGACCATCAACGCCAACGAGAACAACAACTACCAGAACAAGCTGGACGAGGCTCTGCTGAATCAGGACTCCGCTGCCGATGACGACAAGATCGACATCTTCCTGATCGAGGCTGACTACGCTCTGAAGTATGTGGATTCCGACTACGTTCTGGATGTCAAGAAGGATATCGGCCTGACCGATTCCGATCTGGCTGGCCAGTACCAGTACACCAAGGATATCGTTTCTGTGGACGGCAGCCAGCGCGGCACCACCTGGCAGGCTACCCCGGGTCTGTTCGCATACCGCCGCAGCATTGCAAAGGAGGTTCTGGGCACCGATGACCCCGCCGAGGTGCAGACCTACCTGTCCGACTGGGATAAGTTCAATGATGTAGCTGCCAAGGCTGCTGCCAAGGGCTACAAGATGCTGTCCGGCTTTGACGATGCTTACCGCACCTTCTCCAACAACGTCTCCGCACCTTGGGTCACCGGCACCACCGTTACCGTGGACGAGAACCTGATGAAGTGGGTGGATCAGACCAAGGAGTACACCGACAAGGGCTACAACAACAAGTCCAGCCTGTGGGACAGCCAGTGGGCTTCCGATCAGGGCCCCACCGGTAAGGTGTTCGGCTTCTTCTACTCCACTTGGGGCATCAACTTCACCCTGCTGGGCAACTCTCTGGCAACTCCTACCGCTGAGGGCGGCAAGGAAGAGGTTGGCAACGGCATCTACGGCGACTACGCTGTGTGCGAAGGCCCTCAGCCCTACTACTGGGGCGGCACCTGGATCTGCGGCGCAGCCGGCAGCGACAACCTTGAGACCATCAAGGACGTTATGCTGAAGCTGACCTGCGATGAAGCCATCATGAAGCAGATCACCATGGATACGCAGGATTACACCAACAACGAGAAGGCCATGGAAGAAATCGCCAAGAGCGATTACAAGTCCGACTTCCTCGGTGGCCAGAACCACATCGCTCTGTTTGCAGAGGCTGCAACCAAGATCGATATGTCCAACGCCGGCCCGTACGATCAGGGCCTGAACGAGAGCTTCCAGAACGCTTTCAAGGATTACTTCACCGGCAACGTGGAGGAGGATGCCGCCAAGGCAAACTTCGAGACCGCCATCAAGGAGAAGTACCCCGAGCTGACCGACGTGGTATGGCCCGCATAA
- a CDS encoding LacI family DNA-binding transcriptional regulator encodes MPSLKDLAKECGVSVATVSKALNDQPDIAPATRERIRAAARRMGYLPNAAARALKTNRTYNLGVLFVDEKQSGLTHEYFSAMLDSFKVEAEKRGYDITFINHNISGKSMSYLEHCHYRGVDGVVIACVNFYDPQVVELVNGDVPVVTIDHVFNNRMAILSDNVVGTKALVQQAWACGHRRIAFIHGEKTAVTENRLAGFYQACEELGLKVPEEYVRCSVYHDVDRCAEETRALLALPQRPTCIIFPDDFSALGGYNALTEAGLSIPEDISVMGYDGIYLSRVVKPPLVTYQQNTKSLGRLAADKLIELIEHPRVTLPEQIRVSGKLLDGGSVRIL; translated from the coding sequence ATGCCGTCCCTGAAGGATCTGGCGAAAGAATGCGGCGTATCCGTCGCAACCGTCAGTAAGGCGCTGAACGACCAGCCGGACATCGCACCGGCCACGCGGGAGCGCATCCGTGCAGCGGCCCGCCGCATGGGGTACCTGCCCAACGCAGCGGCCAGGGCGCTGAAAACCAACCGTACTTACAACCTTGGCGTTCTGTTCGTAGATGAAAAACAGAGCGGCCTGACCCATGAGTACTTCTCCGCAATGCTGGACAGCTTCAAGGTAGAAGCGGAAAAGCGCGGCTACGATATCACCTTCATCAACCACAACATCAGCGGCAAGTCCATGAGCTATCTGGAACATTGCCACTACCGGGGTGTGGACGGCGTGGTGATCGCCTGTGTGAACTTTTACGATCCGCAGGTGGTGGAGCTGGTCAACGGCGATGTGCCGGTGGTGACCATCGACCATGTGTTCAACAACCGGATGGCGATCCTTTCAGACAACGTGGTGGGCACAAAGGCTCTGGTACAGCAGGCATGGGCCTGCGGGCACCGGCGCATCGCCTTTATCCACGGCGAAAAGACCGCTGTTACCGAGAACCGCTTGGCAGGCTTCTATCAGGCCTGCGAGGAGCTGGGGCTGAAGGTGCCGGAGGAGTACGTCCGCTGCAGTGTGTACCACGATGTAGATCGCTGCGCAGAGGAGACCCGGGCGCTGCTGGCACTGCCGCAGCGGCCCACCTGCATCATCTTCCCGGATGACTTTTCCGCACTGGGCGGCTACAACGCCCTGACTGAAGCGGGCTTGAGCATCCCGGAGGACATCTCGGTGATGGGATACGATGGCATCTATCTCTCCCGGGTGGTCAAACCCCCGCTGGTGACCTACCAGCAGAACACCAAGTCCCTTGGCAGGCTGGCGGCGGATAAGCTGATCGAGCTGATCGAGCATCCGCGTGTGACCCTGCCGGAGCAGATCCGGGTGTCCGGCAAACTGCTGGACGGCGGCTCCGTCCGCATCCTTTAA
- a CDS encoding GH36-type glycosyl hydrolase domain-containing protein, translating to MKFGYFDDQNKEYVITTPQTPLPWINYLGSEDFFSLVSNTAGGYSFYRDARMRRLTRYRYNNSPLDMDGHRIYIKDGDTVWNPGWQPTKTPLDSYSCRHGLGYTILEGKKDGVTARQELFVPKGDACELDRVTVCNSSTAVKELDLFSYVEFCLWDAVDDGSNFQRNYSTGEVEVEGSVIYHKTEYRERRDHYAVFWANCPVDSFDTTRDAFCGVYGGPADPQAVRAGHCSGSIAHGWAPVGALHIHLTLAPGESRSILFGLGYIENPQQEKFIAPGVINKTRAHAMMERYATDAQVDAARAALRTHWEQLLSTYHLESGEEKLNRMVNIWHQYQCMVTFNMSRSASYYESGTGRGMGFRDSCQDLLGFVHIIPSRARERILDIAATQFEDGSAYHQYQPLTKKGNRDIGTGFNDDPLWLIAGTAAYLRETGDWSILEEQVPFDNDATKAQTLMEHLRRSFNFTCTHLGPHGLPLIGRADWNDCLNLNCFSEHPGESFQITGPSEGPVAESVFIAGMFVKYGHEYAQLCDHLNLTEEAAAARKHIDAVEQATLTAGWDGAWFRRAYDAFGKPVGSKECTEGQIFIEPQGMCVMAGIGKESGQAAQALASVEERLDTKYGVVLLQPAYTSYQLNLGEISSYPPGYKENAGIFCHNNPWISCAEATLGHGDRAFAVYRKTCPAYIEDISEIHRTEPYVYSQMVAGKDAPTFGEAKNSWLTGTAAWTFFNISQYILGIQPTLDGLKVDPCIPHTLSGFTVTRRFRGAVYHITVDNAAGVQHGIKAVTVDGKTISGNVLPLAAAGTEVTVQVTMG from the coding sequence ATGAAGTTCGGATATTTTGATGACCAGAATAAGGAATACGTCATCACCACCCCGCAGACGCCCCTGCCGTGGATCAACTACCTTGGCAGCGAGGACTTCTTCAGTCTGGTCTCCAACACGGCGGGCGGTTACAGCTTTTACCGGGACGCCCGGATGCGCCGCCTGACCCGCTACCGCTACAACAACTCCCCGCTGGACATGGACGGCCACCGGATCTACATCAAGGACGGTGACACCGTATGGAACCCGGGCTGGCAGCCTACCAAGACCCCGCTGGACAGTTACAGCTGCCGCCACGGTCTGGGCTACACCATTCTGGAGGGCAAAAAGGACGGCGTGACCGCCCGGCAAGAGCTGTTTGTCCCCAAGGGCGATGCCTGTGAGCTGGACCGGGTGACGGTATGCAACAGCAGCACCGCAGTCAAGGAGCTGGATCTGTTCAGCTATGTGGAGTTCTGCCTGTGGGATGCCGTGGACGACGGCTCTAACTTCCAGCGCAACTACTCCACCGGTGAGGTGGAGGTAGAGGGCAGCGTCATCTACCACAAGACCGAGTACCGCGAGCGCCGCGACCACTACGCCGTATTCTGGGCAAACTGCCCGGTGGACAGCTTTGATACCACCCGAGATGCCTTCTGCGGCGTATACGGCGGCCCGGCAGACCCGCAGGCTGTCCGCGCCGGGCACTGCTCCGGCAGCATTGCCCACGGCTGGGCACCGGTGGGTGCGTTGCACATCCACCTGACCCTCGCCCCCGGCGAGAGCCGCAGCATCCTGTTTGGTCTTGGCTACATCGAGAACCCGCAGCAGGAAAAGTTCATTGCGCCGGGTGTCATCAACAAGACCCGCGCCCACGCCATGATGGAGCGCTACGCCACCGATGCACAGGTCGATGCCGCCCGCGCCGCCCTGCGCACCCACTGGGAGCAGCTGCTGTCCACCTACCATCTGGAGTCCGGCGAGGAAAAGCTGAACCGCATGGTCAACATCTGGCACCAGTACCAGTGCATGGTCACCTTTAACATGAGCCGCTCTGCCAGCTACTACGAAAGCGGCACCGGACGCGGCATGGGCTTCCGGGACAGCTGTCAGGATCTGCTGGGCTTTGTGCACATTATCCCCTCCCGCGCCCGGGAGCGCATTCTGGATATCGCCGCCACCCAGTTTGAGGACGGCAGCGCCTACCACCAGTACCAGCCCCTGACCAAAAAGGGCAACCGGGATATCGGCACCGGCTTCAACGATGACCCGCTGTGGCTCATTGCCGGTACCGCCGCCTACCTGCGGGAGACCGGCGACTGGTCCATTCTGGAAGAGCAGGTGCCCTTTGATAACGACGCCACCAAGGCGCAGACCCTGATGGAGCATCTGCGCCGCAGCTTCAACTTTACCTGCACCCATCTGGGCCCCCACGGCCTGCCGCTGATCGGCCGCGCCGACTGGAACGACTGCCTGAACCTGAACTGCTTCTCCGAGCACCCGGGCGAGAGCTTCCAGATCACCGGCCCCAGCGAGGGCCCCGTGGCCGAAAGCGTTTTCATTGCCGGTATGTTTGTCAAGTACGGCCACGAATACGCCCAGCTGTGCGACCATCTGAATCTGACCGAGGAAGCCGCTGCCGCCCGCAAGCACATTGATGCCGTGGAGCAGGCCACCTTGACCGCCGGTTGGGACGGCGCATGGTTCCGCCGTGCCTACGATGCTTTCGGCAAGCCCGTTGGCAGCAAGGAGTGCACCGAGGGTCAGATCTTCATTGAGCCGCAGGGCATGTGCGTCATGGCCGGCATCGGCAAGGAGAGCGGACAAGCCGCACAGGCACTTGCCAGTGTGGAAGAGCGGCTGGACACCAAATACGGTGTGGTGCTGCTGCAGCCCGCCTACACCAGCTACCAGCTGAATCTGGGCGAGATCTCCAGCTATCCTCCGGGATACAAGGAGAACGCCGGTATCTTCTGCCACAACAACCCGTGGATCAGCTGCGCCGAGGCAACGCTCGGCCACGGCGACCGCGCCTTTGCAGTGTACCGCAAGACCTGCCCTGCCTACATTGAGGACATTTCCGAGATCCACCGCACCGAGCCCTACGTTTACAGCCAGATGGTAGCCGGTAAGGACGCCCCCACCTTTGGCGAAGCCAAAAACAGCTGGCTGACCGGCACGGCGGCATGGACCTTCTTCAACATCAGTCAGTACATTCTGGGCATCCAGCCCACCCTGGACGGCCTGAAGGTAGACCCCTGCATTCCCCACACCCTGTCCGGCTTTACCGTGACCCGCCGCTTCCGCGGCGCAGTCTACCACATCACGGTGGATAACGCCGCCGGGGTGCAGCACGGCATCAAGGCCGTTACTGTGGACGGCAAGACCATCTCCGGCAATGTACTGCCGCTGGCTGCCGCCGGTACTGAGGTAACGGTGCAGGTGACCATGGGTTAA
- the thiW gene encoding energy coupling factor transporter S component ThiW has protein sequence MKNLSVKKLALAGMFCALCVVGSVFSFPMFGSKCAPVQHMVNVLCAVLLGPWWGVGVAFVASLLRNLLGLGSLMAFPGSMFGALLCGLAYHKTKNLIATVVGEVFGTSILGGLCAWPVAIFLMGKSAADIAFYAYIVPFLISTAVGAVIAGAVVFSLQRSGALRSMQNSLS, from the coding sequence ATGAAGAATCTCTCTGTCAAAAAGCTTGCCCTCGCCGGTATGTTCTGTGCCCTGTGCGTGGTGGGCAGCGTATTCAGCTTTCCCATGTTCGGCAGCAAGTGCGCCCCGGTGCAGCACATGGTCAACGTGCTGTGCGCTGTTCTGCTGGGGCCCTGGTGGGGCGTGGGCGTAGCCTTTGTGGCTTCCCTGCTGCGCAACCTGCTGGGTCTGGGCAGCCTGATGGCTTTCCCGGGCAGTATGTTCGGTGCACTGCTGTGCGGCCTTGCATACCACAAGACCAAAAACCTGATCGCCACCGTGGTGGGTGAGGTGTTCGGCACCAGCATTCTGGGCGGCCTGTGCGCATGGCCCGTGGCCATCTTCCTGATGGGCAAGAGCGCTGCGGACATCGCCTTCTACGCCTACATCGTGCCCTTCCTCATCTCCACCGCCGTAGGTGCAGTGATCGCCGGTGCCGTGGTGTTCAGCCTGCAGCGCTCCGGTGCTCTGCGCTCCATGCAGAACAGCCTTTCCTGA
- the thiM gene encoding hydroxyethylthiazole kinase translates to MLKTAFENLRSRCPLIHNITNYVTVNDCANMVLACGASPIMADDAAEVEEITAICGGLNINIGTLNSRTVTSMLLAGKKANQLGHPVVLDPVGAGASRLRTDTAFRLLREVQFTAIRGNISEIKTLASGAGTTKGVDADVADKVTEENLDSAVAFAKAFAARTGAVVAITGAIDIVADAQKAYCIRNGNAMMSSITGTGCQLSALTAAFVTANPGHPLEAAAAAVCAMGLAGEVAHQRLTPQDGNATYRNYIIDAIYNMTPEQLEKGANYEVR, encoded by the coding sequence ATGCTCAAGACCGCCTTTGAAAACCTGCGCAGCCGCTGCCCGCTGATCCACAACATCACCAACTATGTCACCGTGAACGACTGCGCCAACATGGTGCTGGCCTGCGGTGCTTCCCCCATCATGGCTGATGATGCCGCCGAGGTGGAGGAGATCACCGCCATCTGCGGCGGGCTGAACATCAACATCGGCACGCTGAACAGCCGCACCGTCACCAGTATGCTGCTGGCGGGCAAAAAAGCTAACCAGCTGGGACACCCTGTGGTACTGGACCCCGTGGGTGCCGGTGCTTCCCGTCTGCGCACCGACACCGCCTTCCGCCTGCTGCGGGAGGTGCAGTTCACAGCGATCCGTGGCAACATCTCGGAGATCAAGACCCTTGCCTCCGGCGCGGGCACCACCAAGGGCGTGGATGCAGATGTAGCCGACAAGGTGACCGAGGAAAACTTAGACAGTGCCGTGGCCTTTGCCAAGGCCTTTGCCGCCCGCACCGGTGCGGTGGTTGCCATTACCGGTGCCATCGACATCGTAGCCGATGCACAAAAGGCCTACTGCATCCGCAACGGCAACGCCATGATGAGCAGCATCACCGGCACGGGCTGCCAGCTTTCTGCCCTGACGGCAGCCTTTGTCACCGCCAATCCCGGCCATCCGCTGGAGGCTGCCGCTGCAGCAGTGTGCGCCATGGGTCTGGCGGGCGAAGTTGCCCACCAGCGGCTCACCCCGCAGGACGGCAATGCCACCTACCGCAATTACATCATTGATGCCATTTACAACATGACCCCCGAACAGCTGGAGAAAGGCGCAAACTATGAAGTGCGATAA
- the thiE gene encoding thiamine phosphate synthase — translation MKCDKHTMLLYAVTDRAWVGEQTLYQQVESALKGGATCVQLREKQLGDADFLQEAIQIHALCQQYGVPLFINDNVEVALQCHAEGIHVGQDDMAAAQVRQRVGEGMMIGVSAHTVQEALDAVAHGADYLGVGAVFATHTKTDVSEMPRQTLIDICNAVDVPVVAIGGIHKENILQLKGTGVDGVALVSAIFAAKDIEAECRELRALSEQIIK, via the coding sequence ATGAAGTGCGATAAACACACCATGCTCCTGTACGCGGTGACCGACCGCGCATGGGTGGGCGAGCAGACTTTGTATCAGCAGGTGGAAAGTGCCCTGAAGGGCGGTGCCACCTGCGTGCAGCTGCGGGAAAAGCAGCTGGGCGACGCCGATTTTTTGCAGGAAGCCATCCAGATCCACGCCCTGTGCCAGCAGTACGGTGTGCCGCTGTTCATCAACGATAACGTGGAGGTGGCCTTGCAGTGCCACGCCGAGGGCATCCATGTGGGACAGGACGATATGGCCGCCGCACAGGTGCGCCAGCGCGTTGGCGAGGGAATGATGATCGGCGTTTCCGCCCACACGGTGCAGGAAGCACTGGACGCTGTGGCGCACGGTGCAGATTATCTTGGCGTGGGCGCGGTATTTGCCACCCACACCAAGACGGACGTGAGCGAGATGCCCCGGCAGACCCTCATCGACATCTGCAACGCCGTGGATGTGCCGGTGGTAGCCATTGGCGGCATCCACAAGGAGAACATTCTGCAGCTCAAGGGCACCGGCGTGGACGGCGTGGCGCTGGTAAGTGCCATCTTTGCCGCAAAGGACATCGAGGCCGAGTGCCGGGAGCTGCGCGCCCTTTCGGAGCAGATCATAAAGTAA
- the thiC gene encoding phosphomethylpyrimidine synthase ThiC — protein MQTYTTQMDAARKGIVTPEMEIVAKKEYRTTEEIRQWVAEGKVAIPANKHHKCLNPEGVGSMLRTKINVNLGVSRDCKDYNIEMQKVMSAVNMGAEAIMDLSSHGNTQPFRQKLTHECPVMIGTVPVYDSVIHYQRDLAELTAQDFIDVVRLHAEDGVDFVTLHCGITRKTIEQIRKHKRKMNIVSRGGSLVFAWMSMTGNENPFYEHFDEICEICAEHDVTISLGDACRPGCLADATDVCQIEELVRLGELTKRAWAHNVQVMVEGPGHVPLNQVAANMEVQKSICMGAPFYVLGPLVTDIAPGYDHITAAIGGAVAAASGAAFLCYVTPAEHLALPNVDDVKQGIVASKIAAHAADIAKGIPHARDIDDKMGDARRVLDWDAQFACALDPETAKAIRDARLPEDDHSDTCSMCGKFCAVRSMNKALAGEYIDIL, from the coding sequence ATGCAGACTTATACCACCCAGATGGATGCCGCCCGCAAGGGCATCGTTACCCCGGAGATGGAGATCGTAGCCAAAAAGGAATACCGCACCACCGAGGAGATCCGCCAGTGGGTCGCCGAGGGCAAGGTAGCCATCCCCGCCAACAAGCACCACAAGTGCCTGAACCCCGAGGGCGTGGGCTCCATGCTGCGCACCAAGATCAACGTGAACCTTGGCGTTTCCCGCGACTGCAAGGACTACAACATTGAGATGCAGAAGGTGATGAGCGCCGTGAACATGGGCGCAGAAGCCATTATGGATCTGTCCAGTCACGGCAACACCCAGCCCTTCCGCCAGAAGCTGACCCACGAGTGCCCGGTGATGATCGGCACTGTGCCGGTGTATGATTCGGTCATTCACTACCAGCGGGATCTGGCTGAGCTGACCGCACAGGACTTTATCGATGTGGTGCGCCTGCACGCAGAGGACGGCGTGGACTTTGTCACCCTGCACTGCGGCATTACCCGCAAGACCATCGAGCAGATCCGCAAGCACAAGCGCAAGATGAACATCGTGAGCCGCGGCGGCTCTCTGGTGTTTGCGTGGATGAGCATGACCGGCAACGAGAACCCCTTCTACGAGCACTTTGACGAGATCTGCGAGATCTGCGCCGAGCATGATGTGACCATCTCTCTGGGCGACGCCTGCCGTCCCGGCTGTCTGGCTGACGCTACCGACGTGTGCCAGATCGAGGAACTGGTGCGTCTGGGCGAGCTGACCAAGCGCGCATGGGCACACAACGTGCAGGTGATGGTGGAGGGTCCCGGCCATGTGCCCCTGAATCAGGTGGCTGCCAACATGGAGGTGCAGAAGAGCATCTGCATGGGCGCACCCTTCTATGTGCTGGGACCTCTGGTCACCGATATCGCCCCCGGCTACGACCACATCACCGCAGCCATCGGCGGCGCAGTGGCAGCCGCCAGCGGTGCGGCTTTCCTGTGCTATGTGACCCCCGCCGAGCATCTGGCACTGCCTAACGTGGACGATGTAAAGCAGGGCATCGTAGCATCCAAGATCGCCGCCCACGCCGCCGACATCGCCAAGGGCATCCCCCACGCCCGGGACATTGACGACAAGATGGGCGATGCCCGCCGCGTACTGGACTGGGATGCACAGTTCGCCTGCGCGCTGGATCCCGAGACCGCCAAGGCCATCCGGGATGCCCGCCTGCCCGAGGACGACCACAGCGACACCTGCAGCATGTGCGGCAAGTTCTGCGCCGTGCGCAGCATGAACAAGGCGCTGGCCGGTGAATACATCGATATCCTGTAA